One Stigmatopora argus isolate UIUO_Sarg chromosome 20, RoL_Sarg_1.0, whole genome shotgun sequence genomic region harbors:
- the LOC144065608 gene encoding uncharacterized protein LOC144065608: MHAKVVLHRQEGFRKYLGPDGKVSEFSGAKEDVEPPQIEEEEPEFPQDREREEQLKIKKEEEDVTWSTGASLKREDDLGVASGGADPANTLTWPQIKEQKREEQLSIKKEEQQDVTWSTAEPFKSEVDLGVAGRGAEPLHGSDSTKGWQEEAFIAPPSDSDDLLYDNDDDEGLKKNPSGGKLCLCSLCGKTFGKMFTLKRHMATHIGQRPFLCSVCGKTFTQKANLKSHTRTHTGRKQFSCSICGHAFFRKQDLIIHTRTHTGEKPFSCSICGKSFSLKHKLKRHTRTHTGEKPFSCSVCDQAFSQQQHLKRHTRTHTGVKPFLCSVCGQAFSQQQDLKTHTITHTGEKPFSCSVCGQTFTRKKSLISHTRTHTGEKTFSCSVCGQAFSRKEHLKRHTRTHTGEKPFSCSFCGQAFSQKQNLKTHTRIHKGENSFSLRS, from the coding sequence gtttcagaaaatatcttggtcctgatgggaaggtgtcagagttttctggggccaaagaggatgttgagccccctcaaattgaagaggaggagccagagttccctcaagacagagagagagaagagcaacttaaaataaaaaaggaggaagaagatgtcacctggtcaactggtgcgtccttgaagagagaagatgatcttggcgtggccagcggaggggcggatcctgcaaacactttaacatggcctcaaattaaagagcaaaagagagaagagcaactttcaatcaaaaaggaggagcagcaagatgtcacttggtcaactgctgagcctttcaagagtgaagttgatctaggcgtggccggcagaggggcggagcctctgcacggcagcgactcaacaaaaggatggcaagaagaagcttttattgctcctccatcagatagtgacgacttgctttatgataatgatgacgatgaaggtcttaagaaaaatcctagTGGCGGCAAACTCTGCTTATGTTCTctgtgtgggaaaacctttggtaaaatgtttactttgaaaagacatatggcAACCCACATTGGGCAGAGACCGTTTTTGTGCtccgtttgtggtaaaacattcacacagaaagcaaacttaaaaagccacacacgaacccacactggtagaaaacaattttcctgctcaatttgtggtcacgcTTTCTTTCGAAAGCAGGACTTAATCATCCACACaaggacccacactggtgaaaaaccgttttcgtgctcgatttgtggtaaatctttctctctcaagcacaagttaaaacgccacacaagaacccacactggtgaaaaaccattttcatgctcagtttgtgatcaagccttttctcaacagcaacacttaaaaaggcacacgagAACTCACACGGGTGTAAagccatttttgtgctcagtttgtggtcaagccttttctcaacagcaagacttaaaaacccacacaataacccacactggtgaaaaaccattttcatgctcagtttgtggtcagacattcacGCGGAAGAAGAGCTTAATtagtcacacaagaacccacactggcgaaaaaacattttcgtgctcagtttgtggtcaagccttttctcgaaaggaacatttaaaaaggcatacgagaacccacactggtgaaaaaccattttcctgttcattttgtggtcaagccttttctcaaaagcaaaatttaaaaacccACACCAGAATCCACAAAGGGGAGAACTCCTTTTCCTTGCGCAGTTAA